One part of the Halobacteria archaeon AArc-dxtr1 genome encodes these proteins:
- a CDS encoding flagella cluster protein, which produces MTRLDLSDGFSFHDYRANLKLLKGSDGTHILANRADLRCPSCDRPFDRLFVTEQESHTFDTPPDGSFCVARTDEKLLVLTHYSSS; this is translated from the coding sequence ATGACTCGACTCGACCTCTCCGACGGATTTAGCTTCCACGACTACCGTGCGAACCTCAAGTTGCTCAAGGGCTCAGATGGAACGCACATCCTCGCAAACCGGGCAGATCTACGCTGTCCGTCCTGTGATCGTCCGTTCGATCGGCTCTTCGTTACCGAACAGGAGAGCCATACGTTCGACACACCACCTGACGGATCCTTCTGTGTCGCCCGGACGGACGAGAAACTCCTCGTGTTGACACACTACTCGTCCTCGTAA
- the flaJ gene encoding archaellar assembly protein FlaJ, producing the protein MATKDNASSLASVSQSIIRSYDEMDFSTSVYLLGIVLPAFAFFLLTVVVTVLIDAFLLVRLLIPVLGLLALGAAVAYPRIALDARRVQMENRYHLFVIHMTVLATTNIDRMEILRELAKEEEYGELTVEVQRIVDLVDVWHLSLDEACRRRAKEVPSESIADLFERMAYTLEAGQQIDDFLTQEQDVLIDQYSTVYQQSLSNLDVLKDLYLSIIISMTFALVFAIVLPLLTGNDPTLTAGIVIVLFVFVQLGFFFIIRETVPDDPIWYLEDGYRTTTKKRLLGATVLGVGLTVVLTGLLSLMFLSVLPGAELFGLHQIPYLLVLPIATAPLLITGVVFWYEERRVFERDRSFPSFIRALGTSESVKQSTTTDVLSTLRSKDFGHLSKNIDDLYRRLNMRISTEKSWRYFTGDTCSHLIQKFSEMYLVGRKMGGSPKQLGELISQNMSAIINLREERKQKVTTLIGVVYGITVAATFAFFIGLELAILLSGFDIDTGEQTVADSLIYTEQYNIPLLRYLLTLVLVFNALISSLLIRAIDGGHLGNSYLHFVLLLWLGAITGTLTERLIDMLITVDL; encoded by the coding sequence ATGGCAACGAAGGACAACGCGTCATCACTGGCGTCCGTCAGCCAATCCATCATCCGCTCGTACGATGAGATGGATTTCTCGACCAGTGTCTACCTTCTCGGGATCGTTCTCCCCGCGTTCGCATTTTTCCTCCTCACCGTCGTCGTCACGGTGCTGATCGACGCGTTCTTGCTGGTCAGGTTGCTCATTCCGGTACTCGGACTGCTCGCGCTCGGCGCAGCAGTCGCCTATCCGCGTATCGCACTCGACGCACGGCGCGTTCAGATGGAAAACCGGTACCATCTGTTCGTCATCCACATGACGGTTCTCGCGACGACCAACATCGATCGGATGGAGATTCTGCGCGAACTCGCGAAAGAGGAAGAGTACGGCGAACTGACGGTGGAGGTTCAGCGGATCGTCGATCTCGTCGACGTCTGGCACTTGAGTCTCGACGAGGCCTGTCGACGTCGCGCAAAGGAGGTGCCCAGTGAGTCCATCGCCGACCTCTTCGAGCGGATGGCCTACACGTTAGAGGCCGGACAACAGATCGACGACTTCCTCACCCAGGAACAGGACGTGTTGATCGATCAGTACTCCACCGTCTACCAGCAGTCACTGAGCAATCTCGACGTCCTCAAAGATCTCTATCTGTCGATCATCATCTCGATGACGTTCGCACTGGTGTTTGCGATCGTCTTACCGCTGCTGACCGGAAACGACCCGACGCTCACCGCCGGTATCGTGATCGTGCTGTTCGTGTTCGTCCAGCTCGGCTTTTTCTTCATCATCCGGGAGACGGTCCCGGACGACCCCATCTGGTATCTCGAAGACGGATACCGTACGACGACGAAAAAGCGTCTTCTCGGGGCGACCGTTCTCGGCGTCGGGCTGACCGTCGTTCTCACTGGCCTCCTCTCGCTTATGTTCCTCTCCGTCCTTCCTGGTGCAGAACTGTTCGGCCTCCACCAGATCCCGTATCTGCTCGTGCTGCCGATTGCGACGGCACCGCTTCTCATTACGGGCGTCGTATTCTGGTACGAAGAACGACGCGTCTTCGAACGAGATCGCTCGTTCCCGAGTTTCATTCGGGCACTCGGCACAAGCGAAAGCGTCAAACAGAGTACTACCACCGACGTCCTCTCGACGCTCCGGAGCAAGGACTTCGGCCACCTCTCGAAGAACATCGACGACCTCTACCGGCGGCTAAATATGCGAATCAGCACCGAAAAGTCCTGGCGGTACTTCACCGGGGACACCTGCTCGCACCTCATCCAGAAGTTCAGTGAGATGTACCTCGTCGGCCGAAAGATGGGTGGAAGCCCGAAACAGCTCGGCGAGCTCATCAGCCAGAACATGAGTGCGATTATCAACCTTCGCGAGGAACGAAAACAGAAGGTCACGACGCTCATTGGCGTCGTCTACGGGATTACGGTCGCGGCGACGTTCGCCTTTTTCATCGGTCTGGAGCTTGCGATCTTGTTGTCCGGATTCGACATCGACACCGGGGAGCAAACCGTCGCGGACTCGCTCATCTACACAGAACAGTACAATATCCCGCTACTCAGATATCTGCTCACGCTCGTCTTGGTGTTTAACGCGCTCATCTCCTCGCTGCTGATCCGCGCTATCGACGGCGGTCACCTCGGCAACTCGTACCTCCACTTCGTGTTGTTACTCTGGCTGGGCGCAATCACGGGCACCCTCACCGAGCGGCTGATAGATATGCTAATCACCGTCGACCTGTAA
- a CDS encoding chemotaxis protein CheW — protein sequence MPAQEFDRESADGETPAGEHEAVEALEFELNEQVYCVEIGYVAEIVNCGELTTIPNSPPHIEGVVALRDEAIKVINLKELFELDGEYADTKLIVFKRRDDADSRLGWLVDGVVGVTTFSRSEVESASGKAGLEGVVQRDEQFLLWFDPAEVRI from the coding sequence ATGCCAGCACAAGAGTTCGATCGAGAGAGCGCTGACGGCGAAACGCCGGCAGGCGAACACGAAGCAGTGGAGGCACTCGAGTTCGAGTTAAATGAGCAGGTCTACTGCGTCGAGATCGGATACGTCGCAGAGATCGTCAACTGCGGCGAACTGACGACGATTCCGAACAGCCCGCCACATATCGAAGGCGTCGTCGCACTCCGAGACGAAGCGATCAAAGTCATCAATTTAAAAGAACTGTTCGAACTCGACGGCGAGTACGCCGATACGAAACTGATCGTGTTCAAACGCCGTGACGATGCGGACAGTCGACTTGGCTGGCTCGTCGATGGCGTCGTCGGCGTTACCACGTTCTCCCGATCGGAGGTCGAATCTGCCAGCGGTAAAGCGGGTCTCGAGGGTGTCGTCCAGCGAGACGAGCAGTTCCTTCTTTGGTTCGATCCTGCCGAAGTACGGATCTGA
- a CDS encoding CheF family chemotaxis protein has protein sequence MSKSETKLADATGQFTQVVRDNRRLSDTNWSNGRIVLSNKRLVIASSEQKETIPLSAIKSIRGRYDVNQTIAKVSNYVSVNTGDNVFLVSLGEEDIETFELELQKAMLDGEIVLVKHPAVEGGVVQDTEWKKARMKIDTGVANFAVEDGSFVQIEVDDVGTIETDNRTVKSKERPVIEAEHTEDGKSVQTYVTGGQQNCSILKSVLDRGAEKNASQIDLSGKEREVLMALYSGVSPFEVPEFVDVNPDKVEEMYERMIELDVLEEVRIRREVVLKPRGRNIASESMNEK, from the coding sequence ATGAGTAAGTCCGAGACGAAACTCGCTGACGCGACGGGACAGTTTACGCAGGTAGTCCGAGACAATCGCCGACTATCGGACACGAACTGGTCGAACGGTCGGATCGTGCTCTCGAACAAGCGACTGGTGATCGCGAGTAGCGAGCAAAAAGAGACGATCCCGCTTTCGGCGATCAAATCGATCCGCGGGCGATACGACGTCAACCAGACGATCGCGAAGGTATCGAACTACGTAAGCGTCAACACCGGCGATAACGTCTTTCTCGTCTCACTGGGCGAAGAGGACATCGAAACGTTCGAACTCGAACTGCAGAAGGCGATGCTGGACGGCGAGATCGTCCTCGTGAAACATCCCGCCGTCGAAGGTGGGGTCGTCCAAGACACGGAGTGGAAGAAAGCGCGGATGAAAATCGACACCGGAGTCGCAAACTTCGCGGTTGAAGACGGTTCGTTCGTCCAGATAGAGGTCGACGACGTCGGCACCATCGAAACGGACAACCGAACGGTAAAATCGAAGGAGCGACCGGTCATCGAAGCCGAACACACGGAAGACGGGAAGAGCGTCCAGACGTACGTGACGGGTGGACAGCAAAACTGTTCGATCCTGAAGTCGGTACTCGACCGCGGGGCAGAGAAGAACGCCTCGCAGATCGATCTCTCGGGGAAAGAACGGGAAGTGCTGATGGCGCTGTACTCGGGGGTTTCGCCGTTCGAAGTTCCAGAATTCGTCGACGTAAACCCCGACAAAGTCGAGGAGATGTACGAGCGGATGATCGAACTCGACGTGCTAGAAGAGGTTCGAATCAGACGCGAAGTCGTCCTGAAGCCCCGAGGACGAAACATCGCGAGCGAGTCGATGAACGAAAAGTGA
- a CDS encoding HEAT repeat domain-containing protein has protein sequence MSLFELERNAAFDELLARLERSSNPTVRKRSAEILGSLEGEAGGAQYSRSKIIDSLVEAAITDEDKSVRAAAVDAIDQYGQPALEELIGELQDDDFDGGAAWKKAEMLAESLNDSVPELRMAAATGLGRLGETNAVPALVETLEDPDPRVRKQAARACGRLESVESVPHLSPLLRQDHHEVRVEAAYALANIGSDNALRELSSVVDAEDESLRRIVVDALSRLGSVEAVEILVGALQDDSDTVRRTAMFSLVQLLSEAPAEASHTVRQKMVGELERANASESVDPLIEILDESTETAQRRNAAWLLGRVADDTHTAPAREALIDTLSDDNEMTSKFAATSLTLLDDEDLEERLLEFVTDDTNDEGARARALFVLGKIGGKTARQELTAFTDRTENERLRKHGFSALSKLGGIGAPGDKFA, from the coding sequence GTGAGTCTCTTCGAACTCGAACGAAACGCAGCGTTCGACGAGCTCCTCGCGCGCCTCGAGCGGAGTTCGAACCCGACAGTTCGTAAACGATCTGCCGAGATACTTGGGAGTCTGGAGGGGGAAGCAGGGGGAGCGCAGTACTCCCGATCGAAGATCATCGACTCGCTGGTCGAGGCCGCGATAACCGACGAAGATAAGTCGGTTCGAGCAGCCGCAGTCGACGCCATAGACCAGTACGGACAGCCAGCACTCGAAGAGCTCATCGGCGAGTTACAGGATGACGACTTCGACGGAGGTGCAGCGTGGAAAAAAGCGGAAATGCTGGCAGAGAGCCTCAACGATAGCGTTCCCGAGTTGCGAATGGCTGCTGCAACGGGACTTGGCCGCCTCGGCGAGACGAACGCAGTCCCTGCGCTCGTAGAGACGCTCGAGGATCCGGATCCACGAGTTAGAAAACAGGCTGCACGCGCGTGTGGGCGGCTCGAATCGGTCGAGAGCGTGCCCCATCTCTCTCCGTTGCTCCGACAAGATCACCACGAGGTACGGGTCGAAGCCGCCTACGCGCTCGCGAACATCGGATCGGACAACGCTCTACGAGAGCTCAGTAGCGTCGTCGACGCGGAGGACGAATCACTCCGACGGATCGTCGTCGACGCACTGAGTCGCCTGGGAAGCGTCGAGGCAGTCGAGATCCTCGTCGGAGCGTTGCAAGATGACTCCGACACCGTCCGACGAACTGCGATGTTCTCGCTCGTCCAACTGCTCTCGGAGGCCCCGGCAGAGGCAAGTCACACGGTGAGACAGAAGATGGTCGGCGAACTGGAACGGGCAAACGCCAGCGAGTCGGTCGATCCGCTGATCGAAATCCTCGACGAGAGTACCGAAACCGCACAGCGGCGCAATGCTGCCTGGCTGCTGGGGCGGGTAGCCGACGACACTCACACGGCACCGGCACGTGAGGCACTGATCGACACGCTGAGCGACGACAACGAGATGACCTCGAAGTTCGCCGCGACGAGCCTCACGCTCCTCGATGACGAGGACCTAGAGGAGCGACTGCTGGAGTTCGTTACTGACGACACGAACGATGAGGGGGCGCGGGCAAGGGCCCTGTTCGTCCTCGGGAAGATCGGGGGGAAGACAGCTCGCCAGGAGCTGACGGCGTTTACGGATCGAACCGAGAACGAACGACTTCGAAAGCACGGATTTTCCGCACTTTCGAAGCTCGGAGGGATCGGAGCACCAGGTGATAAATTCGCATGA
- a CDS encoding CheF family chemotaxis protein, which yields MGEDVVSDITGRFLFGGRQQSTPVEGRIIATTKRVVLATAEDKRTIPLSAVVDVNVGKVPSHAKQFFQDTVTIGYTTDDELQTAVIESVGQNVEQFLTALFRTLLDDQRVDVKHPARVGGRVKDAAVVPGKLTISPGEIAVKTNSGTLRISIATVMGLDRTQKIGDDTNRVTLSVKHTDESGRTQTTLIAPRTSRHVNLLARYLRLEYDEIRSAVDEIDLTDAEKQVLVGIHATNGDLDFATLLDGDSTYVAGVLNSVREKNLVRETGNELGLTPRGRIVVTHRIEDVNA from the coding sequence ATGGGTGAGGATGTCGTTTCGGATATTACCGGTCGCTTTCTCTTCGGAGGACGCCAGCAGAGCACGCCGGTTGAGGGTCGTATCATTGCAACCACCAAGCGGGTCGTCCTCGCGACGGCCGAGGACAAACGGACCATCCCGCTCTCGGCAGTCGTCGACGTCAACGTCGGCAAGGTCCCGTCTCACGCCAAGCAGTTCTTTCAGGATACGGTGACGATCGGATACACTACCGACGACGAACTGCAGACAGCTGTGATCGAAAGCGTCGGGCAGAACGTCGAGCAGTTTCTGACGGCGTTGTTTCGGACCCTGCTCGACGACCAGCGCGTCGACGTGAAACACCCGGCGCGAGTCGGCGGTCGGGTCAAGGATGCGGCCGTGGTCCCTGGAAAACTCACGATCTCGCCCGGAGAGATCGCCGTCAAGACTAACAGCGGAACGCTGCGGATTTCGATCGCGACGGTGATGGGACTCGACCGGACCCAGAAGATCGGCGACGATACGAACCGGGTCACACTCTCGGTGAAACACACAGACGAGTCGGGCCGGACGCAGACGACGCTAATCGCCCCGCGGACGAGCCGGCACGTCAATCTTCTCGCGAGATATCTCCGTCTCGAGTACGACGAGATCCGATCGGCGGTCGACGAGATTGACCTCACCGACGCAGAAAAGCAGGTTCTCGTCGGAATCCACGCCACCAACGGTGATCTCGACTTCGCGACCCTACTCGACGGTGACTCGACGTACGTCGCAGGTGTGCTCAACTCGGTTCGCGAGAAGAATCTGGTGCGTGAAACCGGAAACGAACTCGGACTCACTCCTCGAGGCCGAATCGTTGTCACCCACCGAATTGAAGACGTAAACGCGTAG
- a CDS encoding chemotaxis protein CheC translates to MEIDIQALETYNELAHEGAQSAVDSFATLTGIPTNVEVTDVSLMAPEDLQYELSGGKYAGVSIELDGGIEGETVLAFDESARTAITETLVPADDPEMKRSSIKEVGNIMTSGFVDGWANHLNMRIKSSPPGYVEGTGAEVLPKSATQADHHLFVFRSRIETEQDGVRQPVDFQLLLVPDSESLQQALEPRNESSISFEKLEMFNTMTKEGAKKSATNITSMTGIETTVNISRLSLVPLADIPREVGETQYVGTVMSYRGRLSGYLVILFDQPSGQAVVDALIPSETDGEWGDMERAALQELGNIMTSGFIDGWANVLNTDIKHSPPQFVADVGSSIMEPVISELAENDDHAFLIDSDIETDTEGVFTCKLLSLPRRDELESVLDDILVSDAQEMSADPSDVL, encoded by the coding sequence ATGGAGATCGATATTCAGGCGCTCGAAACCTACAACGAGTTAGCCCACGAGGGGGCCCAGTCGGCCGTCGATTCGTTCGCGACGCTGACGGGAATCCCGACCAACGTCGAGGTGACCGACGTGTCGCTGATGGCTCCCGAGGACCTCCAGTACGAGCTCAGTGGGGGCAAGTACGCCGGCGTCAGTATCGAATTAGACGGCGGGATCGAAGGTGAGACCGTCCTCGCGTTCGACGAGAGTGCACGGACCGCGATCACGGAGACGTTGGTTCCTGCGGACGATCCGGAGATGAAACGAAGCAGCATCAAAGAGGTGGGGAATATCATGACCAGTGGCTTCGTCGACGGCTGGGCGAACCACCTCAATATGCGGATCAAGAGTTCGCCACCTGGGTACGTCGAGGGAACCGGTGCCGAGGTCCTCCCGAAGTCGGCTACGCAGGCAGATCACCACCTGTTCGTCTTCCGCAGCCGCATCGAAACCGAACAGGACGGCGTCCGCCAGCCAGTCGACTTTCAGCTATTGCTCGTTCCCGACAGCGAGTCCCTCCAGCAGGCCCTCGAACCGCGAAACGAGAGCAGCATCTCCTTCGAGAAGTTAGAGATGTTCAACACGATGACCAAGGAGGGTGCCAAGAAGTCGGCGACGAACATCACGTCGATGACGGGCATCGAGACGACGGTGAACATCAGCCGACTGAGCCTTGTTCCCCTGGCTGATATCCCCAGAGAGGTCGGCGAGACGCAGTACGTTGGGACCGTGATGAGCTACCGTGGCCGACTCAGTGGCTACCTCGTCATCCTGTTCGACCAACCGTCCGGGCAGGCCGTCGTCGACGCCCTGATTCCGTCCGAAACGGACGGCGAGTGGGGTGACATGGAGCGAGCTGCACTCCAGGAACTTGGCAATATCATGACGAGTGGGTTCATCGACGGCTGGGCGAACGTCCTCAACACCGACATCAAACACTCCCCGCCACAGTTCGTCGCCGACGTCGGTTCGTCGATCATGGAGCCCGTCATCTCCGAACTCGCAGAGAACGACGACCACGCCTTCCTCATCGACTCGGACATCGAGACTGACACCGAAGGCGTGTTCACCTGCAAATTGCTGTCGCTGCCTCGTCGCGACGAACTCGAATCAGTGCTCGACGACATCCTCGTCAGCGACGCACAGGAGATGAGTGCAGATCCCAGCGACGTGCTGTAA
- a CDS encoding response regulator, translating to MDVLITDDSDFMRDLLRQILEGEHTVVGEGENGVEAVELYKETEPDVVLMDIVMPIKDGIEATDAITDYDPDATVIMCTSVEQAEQMKDSIKVGAEGYITKPFQKESVLKEIESLTA from the coding sequence ATGGACGTGCTGATCACGGACGACTCGGACTTCATGCGAGATCTTCTTCGACAGATTCTCGAGGGGGAACACACCGTCGTCGGGGAGGGTGAAAACGGCGTCGAAGCGGTCGAACTGTACAAAGAAACTGAGCCGGACGTCGTCCTCATGGACATCGTCATGCCGATCAAAGACGGCATTGAGGCTACCGATGCGATCACCGACTACGACCCTGATGCGACGGTGATCATGTGTACGAGCGTCGAACAGGCCGAGCAGATGAAAGACTCGATCAAAGTCGGTGCGGAAGGATACATCACGAAGCCGTTCCAGAAAGAGAGCGTCTTAAAAGAGATCGAGAGCCTGACCGCCTAA
- a CDS encoding MFS transporter: protein MNVRAADRPDGRRSWLVAIVGSVAMVFTFGTPLSYGVFQQPFSDAFGISAVALSGIFSIMLFTFFIGSGLIGIFAARIPARLVLVLCAVATGLIAPALYVVSSYLGLAIVFAVLGLALGTVFVLTASIVPRWFERRRGAATGLIFVGNGLGLFVLPPIWQQAIGARGVRSGFLLIMSVSAVAFFLAGLLCRRPSWAEQTTATSGELLAWLSRLLGTRSFQLLFVGMALAFAWYQLLAAYAIDLFGARGLPETAASTMFGLIGGISIISRIGSGYAADRVGARRAFLASLGCAGVGISLLFAPSVAVLLVAVFLIGIGLGGTATLYIPLLMQAYDPNRDTAIVGVFNIAGGMGALLMPPLGVASVAYTGGYTVVIGLTLGVAVIAFVTVVAGTRSA, encoded by the coding sequence GTGAACGTTCGTGCAGCCGACCGACCAGACGGCCGCCGTAGCTGGCTCGTGGCGATCGTCGGCTCGGTCGCGATGGTGTTTACCTTCGGGACGCCACTTTCCTACGGCGTCTTTCAGCAGCCGTTCAGCGACGCCTTCGGAATCTCTGCGGTCGCACTTTCGGGGATCTTCTCGATCATGCTGTTTACGTTCTTTATCGGCTCCGGATTGATCGGTATCTTCGCCGCCCGCATTCCGGCTCGACTGGTGCTCGTGCTCTGTGCGGTGGCAACGGGCCTGATCGCACCTGCATTGTACGTCGTCTCGTCGTACCTCGGACTCGCGATCGTTTTTGCCGTTCTCGGACTTGCACTCGGGACCGTCTTCGTGCTGACGGCGTCGATCGTTCCTCGCTGGTTCGAGCGTCGCCGAGGGGCGGCGACCGGGCTGATCTTCGTGGGAAACGGACTCGGACTGTTCGTACTCCCGCCGATCTGGCAGCAGGCGATCGGGGCACGTGGTGTCCGCTCGGGCTTTTTGCTCATCATGTCGGTCAGCGCCGTCGCATTCTTCCTGGCGGGTTTGCTCTGCAGACGCCCATCGTGGGCCGAGCAGACGACGGCGACGTCAGGCGAACTGCTCGCGTGGCTCTCTCGGCTGCTTGGCACCCGGTCGTTCCAGCTACTGTTCGTCGGGATGGCGCTGGCGTTTGCCTGGTACCAGTTGCTGGCGGCCTACGCGATCGACCTCTTCGGGGCGCGAGGCCTTCCCGAAACGGCTGCCTCGACGATGTTCGGACTCATCGGCGGCATCAGTATCATCTCCCGAATCGGAAGTGGGTACGCTGCCGATCGCGTCGGCGCGAGACGGGCGTTTCTGGCGTCGCTTGGCTGTGCCGGCGTCGGCATTTCGCTGCTCTTTGCTCCCTCCGTGGCGGTTCTCCTCGTCGCCGTCTTCCTCATCGGAATCGGCCTCGGCGGGACCGCGACGCTGTATATCCCGCTTCTCATGCAGGCGTACGATCCGAATCGAGATACTGCCATCGTCGGGGTATTCAACATCGCCGGCGGGATGGGTGCGCTGTTGATGCCACCACTTGGTGTTGCGAGCGTCGCTTACACCGGCGGCTACACGGTCGTAATCGGGCTGACGCTCGGTGTCGCCGTCATCGCGTTCGTCACCGTCGTCGCGGGGACCCGGTCGGCGTGA
- a CDS encoding ATP-binding protein: MEGSVRHRPGLPLSVVGCIALGLVLAHWYRLAFRDGTTIVTVLVRDIGPLLASIMALAGVYWLVAQKLDVAAQRRILLWVLGGIGAVGGIGFLTSLVQQPGAILSVPSYVVVNVATGGLVIGLLVGVYDARSEQRDRALLALHETAQNLLEAQSKVQACRISVDAANSVVHLPLTAIWLVEEDRLEPVAMSDDAADVFETQPVLTADDSLAWSVYDHQEPSLFDDVSGQDDVHNPQTAVTSEYIVPLGEHGVMISGRSAPVGFSSLQLELVELIAAYTELVLDRIDRTHRLQANERELEQQNERLEQFASVVSHDLRNHLNVIDGYLSLARQTRSAADFDETSRAVDRMNTLVDDLLALARSGEPIDDPEPVSLQRVVENASGSVDVAGIDVLTDDDLGVVLADGSRLKQLFENLFTNVAEHAEDAETIRVESIDQGFAVEDDGPGIPEQKRETVFEYGYTSSQSGTGLGLSIVHDIVQGHGWSISVGTGADGGARFEIRGVARAESAP, translated from the coding sequence ATGGAGGGGTCCGTTCGTCACCGTCCCGGGCTTCCCCTCTCCGTGGTTGGGTGTATCGCTCTCGGTCTCGTTCTCGCTCACTGGTATCGACTCGCGTTCCGTGACGGCACGACGATCGTTACGGTCCTGGTTCGAGATATTGGCCCGTTGCTCGCTTCAATTATGGCTCTCGCCGGGGTGTACTGGCTTGTTGCCCAAAAGCTCGACGTGGCCGCCCAGCGGAGGATCCTGCTGTGGGTTCTTGGTGGCATCGGGGCTGTCGGTGGTATTGGCTTTCTCACCAGTCTCGTTCAACAGCCCGGAGCGATCCTGTCGGTCCCGTCGTACGTGGTGGTCAACGTTGCGACTGGTGGGCTGGTGATCGGATTGCTGGTCGGCGTCTACGACGCCAGGAGTGAACAGCGCGATCGGGCGCTTCTGGCGCTTCACGAGACGGCACAGAACCTTCTCGAAGCACAGTCGAAGGTCCAGGCGTGTCGAATTTCGGTCGATGCAGCCAATTCGGTCGTTCACCTCCCGCTGACTGCCATCTGGCTCGTCGAGGAAGATCGACTGGAGCCGGTCGCGATGTCCGACGATGCAGCCGACGTCTTCGAGACACAGCCCGTATTAACGGCCGATGACAGCCTCGCCTGGTCCGTCTACGATCATCAGGAGCCGTCACTGTTCGACGACGTGAGCGGCCAGGACGATGTGCATAATCCACAGACAGCGGTCACATCCGAGTACATCGTCCCGCTCGGTGAACACGGCGTGATGATCAGTGGGCGATCTGCACCAGTTGGATTCTCCTCGTTGCAGCTCGAACTCGTCGAACTGATCGCCGCCTACACCGAACTCGTCCTCGACCGGATCGACAGAACACACCGATTACAGGCCAACGAACGGGAGCTCGAACAGCAGAACGAACGCCTCGAGCAGTTCGCGAGCGTCGTCTCTCATGACCTTCGTAATCACCTGAACGTCATCGACGGCTACCTCTCGCTGGCTCGCCAGACGCGTTCGGCCGCGGACTTCGACGAGACGAGCCGTGCGGTCGATCGGATGAACACGCTTGTCGACGATCTCCTCGCACTGGCACGCAGCGGTGAGCCCATCGACGACCCCGAACCCGTCTCCCTCCAGCGCGTCGTCGAGAACGCATCGGGTAGCGTCGACGTTGCCGGAATCGACGTGCTCACTGACGACGATCTCGGGGTCGTCCTCGCCGACGGGTCACGCCTCAAACAGCTGTTCGAGAATCTCTTTACGAACGTCGCCGAGCACGCCGAGGATGCAGAGACAATCCGCGTCGAATCGATCGACCAGGGGTTTGCCGTCGAAGACGACGGACCGGGTATCCCCGAACAGAAGCGAGAAACCGTCTTCGAGTACGGCTACACGAGTTCGCAGTCCGGGACCGGCCTCGGACTGTCGATCGTCCACGATATCGTTCAGGGCCACGGGTGGTCGATATCAGTCGGCACGGGGGCAGACGGTGGGGCGAGATTCGAAATCCGTGGCGTCGCGAGGGCTGAGTCCGCACCGTAG